In the Paraflavitalea devenefica genome, one interval contains:
- a CDS encoding SusC/RagA family TonB-linked outer membrane protein — translation MKKVHSNFRQTGWLCLLLLFFSTQAFAQTRMITGKVTDSKDSIGLPGVSVQAKGALAAAQTGSDGTFRLEIPQNVKALVFSFVGYDRIEVPVGSSDVVNALLTANSTSLQDVVVIGYGTQRKSDLTGAVGSVRSAQLAERPAVSLNQALAGRIPGVQVNTNSGRPGGQSNVRIRGFSSINSSNNPLYVIDGVIIPVGTQTQNSNAIDYINPSDVAAIEVLKDASATAIYGARGANGVILVSTKRGSTSGGRVTYDVELGVPTIGPHRVKMLNAKEYVAVEDLAYDNIKVYDADGWAAGNYTSLQDPREKRKNIPSLFDANGDPLYNTDWLKASTQNKLSQNHQVSFSNGNADNNYGVFLGYRNDNGLLLNSYLKRYSGRFVFDSKIKSWLKVGGTLGYNNQKENIVDQGTGGLNSVRMITEGFPFLPVKYPNGKWADNADYPDAEGGSNPVHILNERKFEMVTQTTLGNVYADIYLAKGLELRTILGAYIATRNVTEYNGRSLSNISLDQRGTSNVANGRESYWSSESYLTYKKKLRENDEFTGMLGISWQETNIYNNGVGAENFSTDYFQANNLGASSKPIPGSSNRSRFAFNSYFGRFNYVLNDKYLLTLTGRVDGSSKFGKNHKYAFFPSAALAWRVSDEDFMRNSAVISNMKLRASVGVTGNSEIPTYSALSLLGSDYAAIINNTRTAGVGLGRLGNPDLRWEKTTQTDLGLEVGLWGNRVLLEADVYYRKTTDMLLNAPVPRSTGYPSIYRNIGSMENKGLEISIGTVNISTADFTWSTAFNISMNKNKVLALATPADIFGVGNPNFTNQTGIIRVGEPVGSFWGLTRLGTWGTKDADEAAKFSSYRGGKDILPGDIRYLDVNGDSAINDADRSIIGNGNPDGWGSLFNTFKYKNFELTVELQYVYGNDVLNMTKHSGEDRQALANSFASVLNAWTPDNQNTPIAAIRNSKAGYVTNVDTHWMEDGSFIRGKNILLGYTFAPSLIQRLRLSKLRVYASVQNFFLATKFSGNDPEVTTYGQPFAQGQTFFDYPKPTTYTLGVNVSL, via the coding sequence ATGAAAAAGGTACATTCCAACTTCAGGCAGACAGGATGGCTATGCCTACTCCTGCTCTTTTTTTCCACACAAGCGTTTGCTCAAACAAGAATGATCACCGGAAAGGTTACCGACTCCAAAGACAGTATTGGACTGCCCGGTGTATCTGTTCAGGCTAAAGGGGCATTGGCTGCCGCCCAAACCGGTAGCGACGGTACTTTCCGGCTTGAAATTCCACAAAACGTTAAGGCATTGGTTTTCTCTTTTGTGGGGTATGACCGTATTGAAGTACCGGTCGGTTCATCTGATGTAGTGAATGCTTTACTAACTGCCAACAGCACGTCATTACAGGATGTAGTAGTGATCGGATACGGCACCCAACGGAAATCTGATCTTACGGGCGCCGTAGGTTCCGTGAGATCCGCGCAGTTGGCCGAGCGACCGGCCGTATCGCTCAACCAGGCCCTGGCAGGCAGGATACCGGGTGTACAGGTTAATACGAACTCGGGCCGGCCCGGGGGACAAAGCAACGTGCGGATACGCGGGTTCAGTTCTATCAATTCCTCCAACAACCCCCTGTACGTAATTGATGGAGTGATCATCCCCGTAGGTACGCAAACACAGAACAGCAATGCGATCGACTACATCAATCCCAGCGATGTGGCGGCTATCGAAGTGCTGAAAGATGCTTCTGCTACAGCCATCTATGGCGCACGTGGCGCCAATGGCGTTATACTCGTAAGCACCAAACGGGGCAGCACCTCCGGCGGAAGGGTTACTTATGATGTGGAACTGGGCGTTCCTACCATTGGCCCACACCGGGTAAAAATGCTGAATGCGAAAGAATATGTGGCGGTGGAAGACCTTGCTTATGATAACATCAAAGTGTACGATGCCGACGGCTGGGCTGCCGGCAACTATACTTCCCTGCAGGATCCCCGGGAAAAGCGTAAAAACATACCCTCCCTGTTCGATGCCAATGGTGATCCGCTGTACAATACCGATTGGCTGAAAGCTTCCACGCAAAACAAGCTGTCACAGAATCACCAGGTATCCTTTTCCAATGGGAATGCAGACAATAACTATGGTGTGTTCCTGGGATATCGTAATGACAATGGGCTGCTGTTGAACTCTTACCTGAAACGGTATTCGGGCCGGTTTGTATTTGACAGTAAGATCAAGAGCTGGCTCAAAGTGGGTGGTACTTTGGGTTATAATAACCAGAAAGAAAATATTGTGGACCAGGGAACCGGTGGTCTTAACTCCGTGCGTATGATCACAGAGGGCTTTCCTTTTTTACCTGTTAAATATCCCAATGGTAAATGGGCCGATAATGCAGACTACCCCGATGCAGAAGGTGGTTCCAATCCTGTGCACATCCTCAATGAACGTAAGTTTGAAATGGTTACCCAAACTACGCTGGGGAATGTGTACGCCGATATCTACCTGGCCAAAGGGCTGGAGTTAAGAACAATATTGGGCGCCTATATCGCTACCCGTAATGTGACCGAATACAATGGCAGAAGCTTGTCCAACATATCACTGGACCAGCGCGGCACTTCCAATGTGGCCAATGGCCGGGAGTCCTACTGGTCTTCGGAAAGCTACCTTACTTACAAAAAGAAACTCCGGGAAAATGATGAATTTACCGGTATGCTGGGTATCTCTTGGCAGGAAACCAATATCTACAATAATGGGGTAGGGGCAGAAAACTTCTCTACCGATTACTTTCAGGCCAATAACCTCGGCGCTTCCAGCAAGCCTATTCCCGGGTCTTCCAACCGGTCAAGGTTTGCCTTCAACTCTTACTTTGGCAGGTTCAATTACGTGTTGAATGATAAATACCTGCTCACCTTAACAGGCAGGGTAGATGGTTCTTCCAAGTTTGGTAAAAATCATAAATACGCTTTCTTCCCCTCGGCTGCATTGGCCTGGCGGGTATCGGATGAAGACTTCATGCGGAACAGCGCTGTTATATCCAATATGAAACTGCGTGCCAGCGTGGGTGTAACAGGCAACTCTGAGATACCTACCTATTCCGCTTTATCACTGCTGGGTTCTGATTATGCGGCTATTATCAATAACACCCGTACAGCGGGCGTAGGGCTGGGACGTCTCGGCAACCCGGACCTCCGTTGGGAAAAAACAACCCAAACCGATCTGGGATTGGAAGTAGGGCTCTGGGGCAACAGGGTATTGCTGGAAGCGGATGTGTATTATCGTAAAACGACTGATATGCTTCTAAATGCGCCGGTGCCACGCTCTACCGGTTATCCGTCTATTTACAGGAACATCGGCAGCATGGAAAACAAGGGGCTGGAAATTTCTATCGGCACTGTGAATATCAGCACGGCCGATTTCACCTGGAGCACTGCCTTTAATATTTCCATGAACAAGAATAAGGTACTGGCCCTCGCTACACCGGCTGACATCTTTGGGGTAGGCAATCCCAACTTCACCAACCAAACCGGTATCATCCGCGTAGGGGAGCCTGTGGGCTCATTCTGGGGACTTACCCGCCTGGGTACATGGGGCACCAAAGATGCCGATGAAGCAGCCAAATTCTCCAGCTATCGTGGCGGCAAAGACATCTTACCCGGTGATATCAGGTACCTCGATGTAAACGGCGATTCTGCGATCAATGATGCCGACAGAAGCATCATTGGCAATGGTAATCCTGACGGATGGGGTAGCCTGTTCAATACCTTTAAATACAAAAACTTCGAGCTTACCGTAGAGCTTCAATACGTATATGGCAATGACGTCCTGAACATGACCAAGCACTCCGGTGAAGACCGCCAGGCGCTGGCCAACAGCTTTGCTTCTGTATTGAATGCCTGGACGCCCGATAACCAGAATACGCCGATAGCGGCTATCAGGAACAGCAAAGCCGGGTATGTTACCAATGTGGATACCCATTGGATGGAGGATGGTTCCTTTATCCGGGGAAAGAATATCCTGCTGGGTTACACCTTTGCGCCTTCCCTCATCCAACGGTTGCGACTTTCAAAGCTGCGGGTATATGCTTCTGTGCAGAACTTCTTCCTGGCTACCAAATTCAGCGGCAATGATCCGGAGGTTACTACCTATGGCCAGCCATTTGCGCAGGGACAAACTTTCTTTGATTATCCCAAACCAACCACCTACACACTGGGCGTAAATGTGAGCCTGTAA
- a CDS encoding RagB/SusD family nutrient uptake outer membrane protein has product MKYSTIKYNTILLCCLSLLLMAGQGCTKFLEEDNDPSNLSPDIYYTLPEHADAAIAAAYARTRFIGEGAGIFVQNFSMLEAVTGTARTETAQNSDLNNLFGLVYNGDNLLVNNWWNGLYNVIAQTNLVLDKVPAIDMEEARKNKVLGEARFLRAWAYFYAVRLWGDIPLLTKPIYSSSDSSFAPPRAPVQTVYDQIVADLTTAEASGLPWADATGKTSLGAIKSLLAEVYLTMAGQPLNKGTEYYTLAAAKAQEVISNGAFSLFTNYGDLHNLAQENKGEHIFEIQYLASVAGNPIQPILLPNFKGVSAYGTEVGSTVPTPAFYASYEAGDLRTVDRQGFYYTSYYTEGNGALKNLGAPYIYKHFDIIANGTLGVAGTTQSDLNWPQIRFAQVLLTYAEAQNEAAAAPNTDAWNALKKIRDRAQLTTPALATFTKNSFREAVWRERWHELCYEGITWFDMVRLRKAYKESSNAFVDFVGHTFADNNAKLEQKHLLFPLPTSELRNNTNLKPQNPGYPE; this is encoded by the coding sequence ATGAAATACTCAACCATAAAATATAACACCATTCTTCTTTGTTGTTTGTCTTTATTGCTAATGGCAGGGCAGGGGTGCACTAAGTTCCTCGAAGAGGACAATGACCCTTCCAACCTGAGCCCTGATATCTACTATACTTTACCTGAACATGCCGATGCTGCGATTGCTGCCGCCTATGCCCGTACCCGGTTCATAGGAGAAGGCGCCGGCATATTTGTACAGAACTTTTCCATGCTGGAAGCAGTGACCGGCACTGCCCGTACGGAAACTGCCCAGAACTCGGACCTCAATAACCTTTTCGGGTTAGTATACAATGGCGACAATTTGCTGGTGAACAACTGGTGGAATGGCCTGTACAATGTGATTGCACAAACCAATCTTGTATTGGATAAAGTTCCGGCCATTGACATGGAGGAAGCCCGGAAAAACAAAGTATTGGGAGAAGCCCGTTTTCTGCGCGCATGGGCTTATTTCTATGCCGTAAGATTATGGGGCGATATTCCCTTATTGACCAAACCTATTTATAGTTCTTCCGACAGCAGCTTTGCGCCTCCCCGTGCTCCGGTGCAGACTGTATATGACCAGATCGTAGCCGACCTTACCACTGCAGAAGCATCGGGTTTGCCATGGGCTGATGCTACCGGTAAAACTTCCTTAGGCGCCATCAAATCTTTATTGGCCGAAGTATACCTCACCATGGCAGGCCAGCCCTTGAATAAAGGAACGGAGTACTATACCCTCGCTGCCGCCAAAGCCCAGGAAGTCATTAGCAATGGCGCTTTCAGTTTATTCACCAACTATGGCGACCTGCACAACCTGGCCCAGGAAAACAAAGGGGAACACATCTTTGAGATCCAATACCTGGCTTCCGTAGCCGGTAATCCTATTCAACCTATATTACTGCCCAACTTTAAAGGCGTATCTGCTTATGGTACAGAAGTAGGCAGTACGGTACCTACGCCGGCCTTCTATGCATCGTATGAAGCGGGCGACCTTCGTACGGTAGACAGGCAGGGATTTTATTATACTTCCTATTATACTGAAGGGAATGGTGCGCTGAAGAACCTTGGGGCTCCTTACATCTATAAGCATTTTGACATCATAGCAAATGGTACCCTGGGAGTGGCCGGTACTACGCAAAGCGACCTGAACTGGCCGCAAATACGTTTTGCCCAGGTACTGTTGACCTATGCTGAGGCGCAGAATGAAGCTGCTGCAGCGCCTAATACTGATGCCTGGAATGCCTTGAAGAAGATCAGGGACAGGGCCCAGCTTACTACACCGGCCCTGGCAACCTTTACAAAGAACAGTTTCCGGGAAGCTGTGTGGAGGGAACGGTGGCATGAGCTGTGTTATGAAGGCATTACCTGGTTTGATATGGTGCGTTTGAGAAAAGCCTATAAGGAAAGCTCCAACGCTTTCGTGGATTTTGTAGGGCATACCTTTGCCGACAATAACGCGAAGCTGGAACAGAAACACCTGCTTTTCCCGCTTCCCACCAGTGAACTGAGGAACAATACGAACTTAAAGCCGCAGAATCCCGGTTACCCTGAATAA
- a CDS encoding LacI family DNA-binding transcriptional regulator, translated as MKRVSLKDIAKMVGASPSTVSFILNGKASQMRISDELKNKVLATAKKMGYQPNQVAVSLRTGQTKILGLLVEDISNNFFASLAKTIEDEAEEFGYKVVYSSTENKSKKGVELLRMLTQRQVDGYLITPTLGMEEDIEMLVKHKKPLVLMDRYFPGIEAAYVQVDNSGAVMQGMEHLFKKGYKKIAFVTIESGLIQMRQREEAYANAIGSSPEQKKKYILKVNYNGDRELIIEQITEFLKKNKPDAVFFATNYLGILGLESIRAIGLTIPRDLAVICFDDNDIFRLHLPGITVLQQPVEAIARTAIHILMQQLGNNKITLKKNQLQLAANFIVREST; from the coding sequence ATGAAAAGAGTATCACTGAAAGACATTGCCAAAATGGTAGGGGCCTCGCCCTCAACCGTATCGTTTATCCTGAACGGTAAAGCCAGCCAGATGCGTATCAGTGACGAATTGAAGAATAAAGTATTGGCAACGGCTAAAAAAATGGGCTACCAGCCCAACCAGGTGGCGGTGAGCCTCCGCACGGGGCAAACCAAAATACTGGGGCTGTTGGTGGAAGACATCTCCAACAACTTCTTTGCATCGCTAGCCAAAACCATTGAGGATGAAGCAGAGGAGTTTGGCTACAAAGTGGTTTACTCCAGTACAGAGAATAAAAGTAAAAAAGGAGTTGAATTACTGCGCATGTTGACCCAGCGCCAGGTAGATGGCTATCTGATAACGCCTACACTGGGCATGGAAGAGGATATTGAAATGCTGGTAAAGCATAAAAAGCCATTGGTATTAATGGACCGTTATTTCCCGGGTATAGAAGCCGCGTATGTACAGGTAGATAATAGCGGGGCCGTTATGCAGGGAATGGAGCACCTCTTTAAAAAGGGATATAAAAAAATAGCCTTTGTTACCATTGAGTCGGGCCTGATCCAGATGCGTCAGCGGGAGGAAGCTTATGCCAACGCCATTGGCAGCAGTCCCGAACAAAAGAAAAAGTACATACTGAAAGTAAATTATAATGGCGACCGGGAACTTATTATAGAGCAAATAACAGAATTCCTTAAAAAGAATAAACCCGACGCTGTATTCTTCGCCACCAACTATTTGGGTATACTTGGTTTGGAAAGTATCAGGGCCATTGGATTAACGATCCCCCGCGACCTGGCCGTTATTTGTTTTGACGACAATGATATTTTCCGTTTACACCTGCCCGGGATTACCGTTCTTCAGCAACCGGTAGAGGCCATTGCCCGCACTGCTATTCATATCCTGATGCAGCAACTCGGTAACAATAAGATAACCCTGAAAAAAAATCAGCTCCAACTTGCAGCGAATTTTATCGTTAGAGAGTCTACGTAA
- a CDS encoding SusC/RagA family TonB-linked outer membrane protein — MEKRRSSLVRTGMLCLMALLFLSVTAFSQTRTITGKVTDATDKQPLAGVTVTVKGSTTSTQTGIDGTYKITVPSGATMLVFSFVGHGEQEVAIGSSGSVDAMLTPSGKSLDNVVVVGYGTQKRRLVTTAVDHVSAEDFRQSGARNALDLIQGKVAGLNVRRSSSNPNSGVTVQLRGVVSLTGDQSPLIVIDGIPGGNLDLLQQDDVESIDVLKDGSAAAIYGTQGNGGVILITTKKGKAGPARYDYSTYVRREYLYKRPDFFTPEEFRAAMQSGQLKGYTDYGATTDFFEALINKTNTTQYHTLGISGGTVNSNYRASVFYRDLQGFALENGRKEYGGRLSFNQKGLDNRLTVQLNLATNFNNANLLGGGGWEDQLTKNPTLSHYDVDGTWLFEGTSTNQVARLHQETNKRQQQTTAASGSATLEILKGLKGAVFASVQRDSYIDGEYRELASEFSKENDLQKNGGYARRATTLNIDYALEPTIEYTRTIKNDHNIGAIAGYSYRYSVYEGFSASNYGFVNDLFRENNLNAGSTLNNIGKGVSSYKGDNTLIAFFGRVNYAYQEKYMMQFILRREGSSRFGANNKWGNFPAASLAWNISRENFMKNIDVINNLKLRVGYGITGNQGIGNYSSLVTLGGGGIYRYPDGVYRETYGPNRNPNPNLRWEKKNELNIGVDFALLDSRLNGSIEVYKRETEDLLETYTSPQPPFVRESIYTNVGTISAKGIELTINAIPVRTKNFTWSLDFTGNTTKNKLDKLSNEIYKLPYREYGGIGGFGALGNAIRTYEGGDLGEFWAKRFAGFQPNGEWLFYNRKGEKVLNKDINNSFDKSTTDLTVAGNSIPKFYLSMTNSFQYKNFDFRFYLRGKFGHKILNTMGLSYGNITSKTNLLRSSFTKYAEVNAGTSPSAYMYSDYYIESGDFVKLDEVTLGYNFKLKTKYLRNLRVYATGQNLATITGYTGNDPDFVNDTGLGGGIDSRGPYPSTSSVLIGLSVGF; from the coding sequence ATGGAAAAGCGACGTTCCAGCCTCGTGCGGACGGGTATGCTTTGCCTAATGGCACTGCTATTCCTATCCGTCACCGCCTTCTCTCAAACGAGAACGATTACCGGTAAGGTAACTGATGCAACAGACAAGCAACCTTTAGCCGGAGTTACTGTAACAGTAAAAGGCTCCACTACCTCCACACAAACAGGCATCGACGGTACTTACAAAATCACCGTTCCTTCAGGTGCTACAATGTTAGTTTTTTCTTTCGTTGGTCATGGCGAGCAGGAAGTAGCTATTGGCTCTTCAGGATCAGTTGATGCTATGCTGACTCCCAGTGGCAAATCACTCGATAACGTAGTGGTTGTGGGTTATGGTACACAGAAGAGAAGACTGGTAACTACGGCTGTAGACCACGTTAGTGCTGAAGATTTCAGGCAGAGCGGCGCGCGCAATGCCCTTGATCTGATCCAGGGTAAAGTAGCTGGTCTTAACGTAAGAAGAAGCAGCTCTAACCCTAACTCTGGTGTTACTGTTCAGCTTCGTGGCGTAGTTTCTCTGACTGGTGATCAGTCTCCTTTGATCGTCATTGATGGTATTCCCGGCGGTAACCTTGATCTTCTGCAGCAGGATGACGTTGAATCCATCGATGTATTGAAAGATGGTTCTGCTGCTGCTATTTATGGTACGCAGGGCAATGGTGGGGTTATTTTGATCACTACCAAAAAAGGTAAGGCAGGCCCTGCGCGTTATGATTATTCCACCTACGTAAGAAGAGAGTACCTGTATAAAAGACCTGACTTCTTCACTCCTGAAGAGTTCAGGGCTGCTATGCAATCCGGTCAACTGAAAGGCTATACCGATTATGGTGCAACAACTGACTTTTTTGAGGCTTTAATCAATAAAACCAATACTACTCAATACCATACGCTGGGTATCTCCGGAGGTACTGTCAATAGTAACTACCGTGCCAGTGTTTTCTACAGAGATCTGCAAGGTTTTGCTTTGGAGAATGGTCGTAAGGAGTATGGAGGAAGGTTAAGTTTCAACCAAAAAGGCTTGGATAACCGTTTAACTGTACAGTTGAACCTGGCTACAAACTTCAACAATGCCAACCTGTTGGGTGGTGGTGGCTGGGAAGACCAGTTGACTAAGAACCCAACTTTGTCTCATTATGATGTCGACGGAACTTGGTTATTTGAAGGAACGAGTACTAATCAGGTAGCGAGATTACACCAGGAAACCAATAAAAGGCAGCAGCAAACTACTGCAGCCAGCGGAAGTGCTACCCTGGAAATACTGAAAGGATTGAAAGGGGCAGTTTTTGCCTCAGTACAACGCGACAGTTATATAGATGGTGAGTACCGAGAATTGGCTTCTGAATTCTCCAAAGAGAATGACCTCCAGAAAAATGGCGGTTATGCACGCCGGGCTACTACACTGAATATTGACTATGCCCTGGAGCCTACCATTGAGTACACCAGGACCATTAAAAATGACCATAATATTGGCGCCATTGCCGGTTACAGCTACCGCTATTCCGTATATGAAGGTTTTAGCGCCAGCAACTACGGTTTTGTAAATGATCTCTTCAGGGAAAATAACCTCAATGCCGGAAGCACCCTGAACAATATTGGTAAAGGTGTCAGCAGCTACAAAGGTGATAATACCCTGATCGCGTTCTTTGGTAGAGTAAACTACGCCTACCAGGAAAAATACATGATGCAATTTATACTGCGTCGTGAAGGCTCTTCCCGTTTTGGTGCCAACAACAAGTGGGGGAATTTCCCTGCCGCCTCACTTGCCTGGAATATCAGCAGGGAGAATTTCATGAAGAATATCGATGTGATCAATAACCTGAAACTGCGTGTCGGTTATGGCATTACCGGTAACCAGGGTATTGGCAACTATTCTTCACTCGTTACATTGGGCGGTGGCGGAATTTACAGGTATCCTGATGGCGTGTACCGCGAAACCTATGGCCCGAACAGGAATCCGAATCCTAATTTACGTTGGGAAAAAAAGAACGAATTGAACATTGGTGTTGACTTTGCTTTGCTGGACAGCCGTTTAAATGGTTCAATTGAAGTATACAAACGCGAAACGGAAGATTTGTTGGAGACCTATACCTCTCCACAGCCTCCTTTTGTAAGAGAGAGCATCTACACCAACGTTGGTACTATTTCAGCAAAAGGTATTGAATTGACCATCAATGCGATTCCGGTAAGAACAAAGAACTTCACCTGGAGTCTCGACTTTACGGGTAATACCACCAAAAACAAGCTGGATAAACTTTCCAACGAAATATACAAGCTTCCTTATCGTGAATATGGCGGCATTGGAGGTTTTGGTGCTTTGGGAAATGCTATCAGAACCTATGAGGGAGGTGATCTTGGTGAGTTCTGGGCTAAACGTTTTGCCGGTTTTCAACCTAATGGAGAATGGCTTTTCTACAATAGGAAAGGAGAAAAAGTGCTGAATAAAGATATCAATAACTCATTTGATAAGAGCACAACCGATCTCACTGTTGCAGGTAATTCCATTCCAAAGTTTTATCTCTCCATGACAAACAGTTTCCAATACAAAAACTTTGACTTCAGATTCTACTTAAGAGGAAAATTTGGTCATAAGATCCTGAATACAATGGGACTTTCTTATGGTAACATTACCTCAAAGACCAACCTGTTAAGAAGCTCCTTTACTAAGTATGCTGAAGTAAATGCAGGCACTTCGCCCAGTGCATACATGTACTCTGATTATTATATAGAGTCTGGCGACTTTGTTAAACTGGATGAGGTAACGCTCGGCTATAATTTCAAATTGAAGACCAAATACCTGAGAAATTTGAGAGTATACGCTACTGGTCAGAATCTGGCTACCATCACAGGATATACAGGTAATGATCCTGACTTTGTAAATGATACCGGCCTTGGTGGCGGTATTGATAGCCGCGGACCTTATCCAAGCACATCTTCTGTTTTGATTGGTCTTAGTGTAGGATTCTAA
- a CDS encoding RagB/SusD family nutrient uptake outer membrane protein, with the protein MAKKLIQYTALSLLLAAGSGCTKLDENIYDQMLTDNFYNNKNEVLSAVLRPYTHANAWTTPSGQPSWYRFSEMPADQIAWPTKGRHGEDGGKWKRLHYHTWPNDESDLNRAWQLMWWGLGLCTDPIENLEKRDIASMGITQEEKDAFIAELKLLRAYHYLRITDLWGAVPIVTKIGEPAQPPTASREEVFNFIEKEILDNINKAPKHSADMIGRMSQAGAYAMLVELYLNADAWIGKPKWDECIAAANKLINGEAGGQNGAMALDPNIFDAFKPENDKSKEAIFSIAYNFSGASFQPSWTGEFYHFNQKDIYGGSRNGNDGMVLIPGVWTNYDDKDLRKRGWLLEGPQFYFTDPTKPVVGGTGNEYDKKPLVFVDNIRRNSEAAQNGTDPNLLPSNMSTGEENSGVRFNKYKLGNQVAGPAGIPVANPNYNNTDWHIYRLTMIVFAKAEAIMRKNNGVATQEAVDLINSSRKRAFTDADWPTFAYTTTTLTMDELLAERGREFIFEGYRRQDLIRWNKFTTATWWDHQPTEAFRKLYPIPQQQRALNPNLDQNDGYTK; encoded by the coding sequence ATGGCAAAAAAACTTATTCAATATACAGCCTTGTCGCTCTTATTGGCGGCAGGTAGCGGTTGCACAAAACTGGACGAAAATATCTACGACCAGATGCTGACTGACAATTTTTATAATAATAAGAACGAGGTACTGTCAGCCGTATTGAGGCCTTACACGCACGCCAATGCATGGACTACACCTTCAGGCCAACCAAGTTGGTACCGGTTTAGTGAAATGCCTGCTGATCAGATAGCCTGGCCAACCAAAGGGCGCCACGGTGAAGATGGTGGTAAATGGAAAAGGCTTCACTACCATACCTGGCCAAATGACGAAAGTGATCTGAACAGGGCCTGGCAGTTGATGTGGTGGGGACTTGGTTTGTGTACTGACCCTATTGAGAACCTGGAGAAGCGTGATATTGCCAGCATGGGTATTACACAGGAAGAAAAAGATGCTTTTATTGCCGAACTAAAACTTTTAAGGGCTTATCACTACCTGCGTATTACCGATCTATGGGGAGCTGTTCCCATCGTAACCAAGATCGGAGAACCTGCGCAGCCGCCAACTGCTTCAAGAGAAGAAGTATTTAATTTTATTGAAAAGGAAATCCTGGACAATATTAACAAGGCACCCAAGCATTCTGCAGATATGATTGGCCGTATGAGCCAAGCTGGTGCTTATGCTATGCTGGTAGAACTGTACCTGAATGCAGACGCCTGGATTGGCAAACCGAAATGGGATGAGTGTATTGCTGCTGCCAACAAGCTAATCAATGGTGAAGCTGGTGGTCAGAATGGTGCAATGGCGCTGGATCCTAACATTTTCGACGCTTTCAAGCCTGAGAATGATAAATCCAAAGAAGCGATCTTCTCTATTGCCTACAACTTCTCCGGTGCTTCCTTTCAGCCAAGCTGGACTGGTGAGTTCTACCATTTCAACCAGAAAGATATATATGGTGGTTCCCGCAATGGAAACGACGGTATGGTATTGATCCCAGGTGTGTGGACTAATTATGACGACAAGGATTTAAGAAAAAGGGGTTGGTTGCTGGAAGGTCCCCAGTTTTATTTTACTGATCCTACTAAGCCTGTTGTTGGTGGAACTGGTAATGAGTATGATAAAAAACCACTGGTATTCGTTGATAATATCAGGAGAAACTCAGAGGCTGCACAAAATGGGACTGACCCCAACTTGTTACCTTCCAACATGAGTACAGGCGAAGAAAATAGCGGCGTACGCTTTAACAAGTACAAGCTTGGTAACCAAGTTGCAGGACCTGCCGGTATACCAGTTGCTAATCCTAATTACAATAACACCGATTGGCATATTTACCGTCTTACGATGATTGTTTTTGCAAAGGCAGAAGCGATCATGCGCAAAAACAATGGGGTAGCTACCCAGGAGGCGGTTGATTTGATCAACTCAAGCAGGAAACGTGCATTTACCGATGCTGACTGGCCGACATTTGCCTATACAACGACGACCCTGACCATGGATGAATTGTTGGCAGAAAGGGGGCGTGAGTTCATTTTCGAAGGTTACCGCCGCCAGGACCTCATCCGTTGGAACAAGTTCACCACGGCCACCTGGTGGGATCACCAGCCTACTGAAGCATTCAGGAAATTATATCCGATCCCTCAGCAGCAAAGAGCACTGAACCCCAACCTAGACCAAAATGACGGCTATACTAAATAG